A stretch of Elephas maximus indicus isolate mEleMax1 chromosome 27, mEleMax1 primary haplotype, whole genome shotgun sequence DNA encodes these proteins:
- the LRRC3B gene encoding leucine-rich repeat-containing protein 3B, giving the protein MNLVDLWLTRSLSMCLLLQSFVLMILCFHSASMCPKGCLCSSSGGLNVTCSNANLKEIPRDLPPETVLLYLDSNQITSIPNEIFKDLHQLRVLNLSKNGIEFIDEHAFKGVAETLQTLDLSDNRIQSVHKNAFNNLKARARIANNPWHCDCTLQQVLRSMASNHETAHNVICKTSVLDEHAGRPFLNAANDADLCNLPKKTTDYAMLVTMFGWFTMVISYVVYYVRQNQEDARRHLEYLKSLPSRQKKADEPDDVSTVV; this is encoded by the coding sequence ATGAATCTGGTAGACTTGTGGTTAACTCGTTCGCTCTCCATGTGTCTCCTCCTACAAAGCTTTGTCCTTATGATACTGTGCTTCCACTCTGCCAGTATGTGTCCCAAGGGCTGTCTCTGTTCTTCCTCTGGGGGTTTAAATGTCACCTGTAGCAATGCAAATCTCAAGGAAATACCTAGAGATCTTCCTCCCGAAACAGTCTTATTGTATCTGGACTCCAATCAGATCACATCTATCCCCAATGAGATTTTTAAGGACCTCCATCAACTGAGAGTTCTCAACCTGTCCAAAAACGGCATTGAGTTTATCGATGAGCATGCCTTCAAAGGAGTAGCTGAAACCTTGCAGACTCTGGACTTGTCCGACAACCGGATTCAAAGCGTGCACAAAAATGCCTTCAATAACCTGAAGGCCAGGGCCAGGATCGCCAACAACCCCTGGCACTGTGACTGCACTCTACAGCAAGTTCTGAGGAGCATGGCGTCCAATCACGAGACAGCCCACAATGTCATCTGTAAGACCTCTGTGTTGGATGAACACGCCGGGAGGCCGTTCCTCAATGCTGCCAATGATGCTGACCTTTGTAACCTCCCTAAAAAAACTACTGATTATGCCATGTTGGTCACTATGTTTGGCTGGTTCACCATGGTGATCTCATATGTGGTATATTACGTAAGGCAAAACCAGGAGGATGCCCGCAGACACCTTGAATACTTGAAATCCCTGCCAAGCAGGCAAAAGAAAGCAGATGAGCCTGATGACGTTAGCACTGTGGTTTAG